In Cicer arietinum cultivar CDC Frontier isolate Library 1 chromosome 1, Cicar.CDCFrontier_v2.0, whole genome shotgun sequence, one DNA window encodes the following:
- the LOC101499105 gene encoding putative zinc finger protein CONSTANS-LIKE 11: protein MEAQCQFCGIVRAMIYCKPDCARLCLRCDGIVHSANSLSLKHPRSLLCDKCLFGSAIVRCVDHKLSLCQDCDWNSNDCFLLGHKHVVLTFFTGCPSLADLSRIWPHFVVANSSDSAASWELPSTNTLPKIDSNIDQHLEQQHDKICFIGLGKAKLDEEEPCVPWLEKFPISNCTAFCKDQTFFFNQESKQPSKICPDINKDEAIHEGTSLYEGLNVDDIQLNFETVNEILDCSQTSTKYNQEDGGIDCLLMENNTKCSSHIIETAVEASSSVQQDYVDYQSSGASNANCALMTPSCNQGMSLGFPQSQIHSDISIQLPTMISGENMPKEFHDGGLPPWESNLEGKCPLAREKAIMRYMEKKKTRTFDKQIRYASRKARADTRKRVKGRFVKAGEAYDYDPLLSDS from the exons ATGGAAGCTCAATGTCAGTTTTGTGGGATTGTAAGAGCTATGATTTACTGCAAGCCAGATTGCGCTCGACTTTGTTTGCGTTGCGATGGCATTGTACACTCTGCAAATTCTTTGTCTCTCAAGCATCCCCGATCGCTCCTATGTGATAAGTGCTTATTCGGCTCGGCAATTGTACGCTGTGTTGATCATAAACTATCTCTCTGTCAAGATTGTGATTGGAATTCAAATGACTGTTTTCTATTGGGACATAAGCATGTGGTACTCACTTTCTTCACTGGTTGTCCCTCTTTGGCAGACTTATCTAGGATTTGGCCTCATTTCGTCGTTGCCAATTCATCGGACAGTGCTGCTTCTTGGGAATTACCTAGTACTAATACCTTGCCTAAAATTGATAGCAACATTGACCAACATTTGGAGCAACAACATGACAAGATTTGCTTCATTGGTTTGGGAAAGGCCAAGTTGGATGAAGAAGAGCCATGTGTACCTTGGCTTGAGAAATTTCCTATTTCAAATTGCACAGCATTTTGTAAagatcaaacatttttttttaatcaagagTCAAAACAACCATCAAAG ATATGCCCTGATATCAACAAGGATGAAGCAATTCATGAAGGGACTAGTCTCTATGAAGGTCTCAATGTAGAtgatattcaattaaattttgaaactgTGAATGAAATTTTGGATTGCTCTCAAACTTCCACAAAATACAACCAAGAAGATGGAGGAATAGATTGTCTATTAATGGAAAATAACACAAAATGTAGCAGTCATATAATTGAGACTGCAGTCGAG gCTTCATCATCAGTTCAACAAGATTATGTAGATTATCAATCATCAGGGGCTAGTAATGCAAATTGTGCACTTATGACTCCTAGTTGCAACCAAGGCATGAGTCTTGGATTTCCTCAGAGTCAAATTCATTCAGACATATCCATTCAATTACCTACTATGATTAGTGGTGAAAACATGCCTAAAGAATTTCATGATGGAGGATTACCTCCTTGGGAATCAAATTTGGAAGGTAAATGTCCACTAGCAAGGGAGAAAGCCATAATGAGATACATGGAGAAAAAGAAAACTAGAAC ATTTGATAAGCAAATAAGATATGCATCTCGCAAAGCAAGGGCTGATACAAGAAAACGTGTGAAAGGTAGATTTGTTAAAGCCGGCGAAGCATATGATTATGATCCTCTTTTGAGCGACAGCTAA